Below is a window of Ahaetulla prasina isolate Xishuangbanna chromosome 1, ASM2864084v1, whole genome shotgun sequence DNA.
TGTGCGAATTTGCCTGGAGAACACAATACATTAAAATTGTGTCATACATGGTAAGTGTAACCTCCTGCAGCAGAATgatagtttgtgggttttaaacaACTCCTCTCGATTCGACAATGATTCCAAGAGAAGCCAAGAGTGTCATTTTGGGATCTGTCAATTCTAACTGCACAAGTAAAGACAAATGAAATTGCCCATTTAATTAAGGTATTGCCAATTAGTTCATCGAGGCAGTAAAATCAACATAAGGGAATTAGAATGTGGATGAGGCGAACTGAAGTTAGGATTGTGACCAGGCTCAAACAGTAGGTGATTGTTTTGCTCACACCAGGACCCGGAGGAATGATCTGCTCCCTTCCTTAAAATAGACATTGTGCCTATGGACTGGCACTGGGGAAGGCATAttaatctcccccccccattatGTCACATACAATAAGCAGTAATGTTTTCCTTTTAAACAGCCCTTTCTTCTCCAGCTTCAGTTTCTTCCAGCCTCAGAGATAATTGTCAATCATTTAAGACCCTTCAATCTTTCCGGATAGCACCCAGATCTTATTGTGTTTTTTCCACAGATCTTGAAAGAAAGAGACCACGAAGAAGAAAACGGTGCTGTCCATGCTTTTCATTTGCAGTGCAAAAATGTGTTTTTGCTTTATTCCGCCGGAAGAGGGTGGTCTTTGGAAAGCACTTCGCGTCAGCCTGGGATTCCTATTGTGCTTAAAAACAGCAGAGGGAAAACAAGCACAACTTTTCTCCTTGGCACCTTGCTAGACCTTGCCTGGAGCAGACGGTGAAATGCAAAAGATTTTCCCTTGGAAGCTGGGAAGCCACGAGATTGCAAAAGCTGCCAGTGGAACTTAAGattgttttcctctttctctctgccaAAGGTGTCCTGTGTGGGTACTTTTTGTTCTTCTTGAATACAGCCTTTTCTCTAGGGACGGATCTATTCCTGATGGGGAATCCGTGTGCCACTTTGAAAAAAAGACAGGAGCAATTTCCCAGCGCTGGGTGAGTTTCCTTAAGCATTTCTTTCTCTGCGTTGAAATTTGTCAGGACAATTCAAATAAATGTGCTCTGACTCAGCAGCAGCCAGATGCTCTGTCTCTTTACCGAAGCTTGTTGCACACTTCGCAAGGCTTCGCAACCTGCAGATAGATTTCCTAGCCCCACTGAAAGTCGTTGGAGTTCAGAGTGGCTAAGACACAGCGAGTGTTGGCTTTTTGCAAAATTACTCTAGGTTTTGTCCAAGGGAAGAAGCTGTTGGAAACACAGCtacaagaatttttaaaaaatgactgagGATGTTAGTTTGCAAGAGCTGGACAGCGACAAGTCAGAAAACAGTGAAGAGATGGAGATTATTGTTAATGTTGGAGGAGTAAGGCAGGTGCTGTATGGGGATCACCTGAACCAGTATCCCGACACAAGGCTGGCAGAACTTGTGAACTGTTTATCAGGCGGCTACGATACGATTTTCTCACTTTGTGATGACTACGATCCTGGGACAAGAGAGTTCTACTTCGACAGAGATCCAGATGCTTTTAAATGCATCATTGAGGTTTATGATTTTGGGGAGGTTCACATGAAGAAAGGCATCTGTCCCATTTGtttcaaaaatgaaatggaattttggaaagTGGATCTGAAATTCCTGGATGATTGTTGCAAAGCTCATCTGagtgaaaaaaaggaagaacttGAAGAGATTGCCCGTCGGGTCCAGTTGATCTTGGATGACTTGGGAATGGACTCCTCCGAAAACAGCTGGACCAAGTGCAAAAAATGTATCTGGAAATTCCTGGAAAAACCTGAATCATCCTACTCGGCTCGCATTGTAGCCGTCACCTCTTTTCTACTCATCTTGACCTCATCTGTAGTGATGTGTGTGGGAACCATCCCGGAACTGCAGGTGCTGGACTCTGAAGGTAAATCCGTAGAGCACCCAGTTCTGGATAAGATCGAAACAGCTTGTATTGTCTGGTTTACTCTTGAGTATGTCCTCAGGCTCATCTCTTCGCCTAATAAGTTGCACTTTGCTCTTTCTTTCATGAACATCATTGACATTTTTGCAATCCTTCCTTTCTACATCAGCCTCATCCTGACCCATTTGGGCACCAAATTGATGGAGTTAACCAATGTACAGCAAGCTGTCCAAGCACTTCGGATCATGAGGGTGGCCAGAATTTTCAAACTGGCTCGCCACTCCTCAGGACTACAGACATTGACCTATGCGCTTAAGAGGAGCTTTAAGGAACTGGGGCTTCTCCTGATGTATCTAGCAGTTGGGATCTTtgtcttttctgccctgggttacACAGTGGAGCAAAGTCATTCCGAAACGTTGTTTAAGAGCATCCCTCAGTCCTTTTGGTGGGCAATCATCACCATGACCACCGTGGGTTACGGAGACATCTACCCAAAGACAATCCTGGGGAAACTCAATGCTGCTATCAGTTTTCTTTGTGGGGTCATAGCCATTGCCTTGCCCATCCACCCCATCATTAACAACTTTGTGCGATACTACAACAAGCAGAGAGTGCTAGAGACAGCTGCCAAGCATGAGTTAGAACTGATGGAGCTCAATGCAGGGGACCAGAAAAGCAGCGGTTCCCATGATAAATCAGCACACCTTCTGGGGGATGGAAACGAACATTTCCGATGGAGCAGACACCAGAAATTCTCCCACAGTGACACTTTCATTCACCTTCTGTCAGACGACAACTATTACCGAACCAGGCTTCAGAGTTGCAAGTAGTCTGCCTCCATTTAGAAGCctggaataaaagagaaagaatagaGAGGACCCCTTTGAGGTCagtctcccccaccaccaccacaggcTTAAAACATGCAAATGTCTCAGCATCTCCTCAGCATTTCTTTTGGTAAGTCATGGATTGGAGAAACTGAAGAGTGCAGAGAATGTATAGCCAACCCTGCTGATGCAGACTGCCACTTTCAGAagccaaaaagataaataaaaataaagatctgTGGGTCTCTTGGCCGGTTCATATTTCATGATTACTTGTGCAACCATATAAAATCGCAAAAGATGTCCTGCATAATAATAAAAGCGAAAATACATGTGTATAGAGCTGGTCAAAGATGTCTCTAAGTGGCTTGATGGAAAAGTCATTTCAACATTTCTGAAAACTTGGTATATATAGATTTTTACAAGTGAAATCCAGCTGAATGTATAATACTCTGGGAAGTGTGTTAAAATCTGTGAGATTTGGTGATACAAAACTTCCCTTGTTAGCAAAGAAAAAAGATTGCTCCTGAAGgaactataataaaataatatttatgccAAACAAGAGGATCTTCATTGGATCTGTTTTTCTTATTATAATTTCATTCAGTTCCATGTAGGAAAGTTCCATACTTTAAAATTTTACACCAGCCTTTCACCCTTTTATAAGTAACActacatgtttccccgaaaataagaccctgtcttatatttttttgaaccctgaaataagtgcttggtcttatagccatgcgctcaaaagcccgattggtcttattattagggggtgtcttattttgggggaagcaggGTAACATTCATTTGCCTTCGGTCCTGccaaaaaggagaaataaaagtgATCAAAGGAAAACTTATCACAACAGCATGTATTCTATTTATAGTGGTAAGATGTTTGTGTGATTTCTAGCAATACACAGCATTTGATTTCTTAACAAGGGGACAAATGTCTCATGCAGCCTAGGTTCTGAAGGATGGGTATACAGCTTGGAGAATTTATACAGTGGTATCTATGGACCTAGCCAAATATAGTCAAGCAAAATATCTTATAAAACTAAGGGACTTTAAATGGCCAGAGCCATTTACTTCTGGATGGGGTGGCTTTATTGTGCTTAGAATTTCATGGTACAATTCAACCCCAAAGTGTGATTTCAAGAGTGGTGGAAGAGAACTGAGTAACTGAAGTTCTGGCAATATCAAAAAGGATACCAGGTTTAAGCCGCTGTAAAAAAAGGAATCATGTCTTTTGGTAAACAGAATGGCTACAATTGCAATGAAATTTATTGGAACTGGAGCTTGATTTTGAAAACTTATATTTCACTCACCAGCACACTCAGTTTTACAAGTTATGTGATAAGAACGCCTTGGATCATTTTCTACAGTGAAGACTATAGACTTGCTTTTCTGAGAAgctcagtcacattgtccaaggCTGGGATAGCTGAGGCAAATAGAAAATGATGACAATCTTTTAATTTTGTAACACTCTTTTGACAGATGTAATAAGAGGAATGCAAATGTCCTCTGCCATTGTACTTGCTCTCTTATGTTCAATTCTGATCCATTAAATTGGagggtaatttttaaaaattaatcctcGTACTTCTACTTTCTTCTATTATTTGTAAGAGCTCGATAAGATGGCATGCTATATGTGGCTCAAGTGGAacccctcaatttttttttaaaaaaaacttgatttTAATTGATTGcattacaaacaaacaaagttgCATAGAATGTGTGCCCTCTTTTTCTAGTCTGATATCCACCCCATAAGATCAATGGAAGCAGAAGCAGTGATTCAGCAAAGGACATCTGACTTTAGACTCATGGTCAAATGGGATTTTGAATCATAGTCTTAGGGTTGCTGATTGAATGATTATTACATTTGGAAACAAATTATTTACCACCAACTCAACAACAGGAGGTAGATTCTTGTGGATGGGGATAAAGATGTAAAGTAAATTTTACGCTtcaaggtgcgcttcaaggtgcgcttcaaggtcttggtgaccacctttaaagcgctccatggcattgggccgggttatttacgggaccgcctactgctaccaaatacctctcaccgacccgtgcgctctcacagagagggtctcctcagggtgccgtcagcgaggcaatgtcgtctggcgacgcccaggggaagggccttctctgtgggggctcccaccctttggaacgaactaccccccggactccgtcagcttccggaccttcggaccttccgccgcgggcttaaaacatacttatttaattgtgcaggactgagctagattttaaatttatgggttttaattgggttttatttgtatattttaattaacgggctttaaaataagttttttaattgtttttactctgtatttatgtgtttttaagcgcctgtgaaccgccctgagtccttcgggagatagggcggtatataaatatgattaaataaataaataaataaataaataataaattgtaaGTAAAAGGATTTGGAATTCTCCAAATGCCCCCAAATGCAAGGGCTAAATAAAATCGCCGACTAAGCATTACTGCAGCCATTACTGCATCATTACTAATCAACACAACTACTCTCGTGTAGCATTAAATTCATCTGGCAAGGATTCCTTTTATTAAAAGTAATTAATTCTTAAGTTAGAGGTCCGAGTAAGAAGCAACGCATACATTTCACCACTCCAGAAGTACAATACCGTAGGAAGTTACAGGGGCTTTTCTAAATTAAAAACGTCCTTTGTGACGTTGCTTGGGGTTTGGCCATGACAGAAGATAGCATCAAGACTAGACCAGGGGCAGACCTATATCTGCCCAAATTCAGCTCCACAAAATTCTAGAAACCCCTTCACCATAACAACCGTAACAGCTTTCAGCCAtaccaggtaaaccagacaggagaCATAACCAGATAACTTTACTGTGAAGCTATATTaagagaatcttgcaagcctgaaagtatCATTCTCTTGCTATCACATTTACAGCCCAATAACTTAGGGAAGGTCTCCTGTGCTTCTTGCTTTGCCCACTATGAAGCTGTGGGCTATGttgcctcttatctgaccattccctggACAGCATTCTCTTTGCCTAATAGCCCATGGTCATTACTTCAACAGAGGCTGTGTGCCTTCCCTGGGGGGCACTTTTCCTTTTTTACTCCCTTCTCCACTTTTTGGGTACAGAACTGGCATTGGTAGAGcatcaattaattatttatttttcaaatttgcgCCCAGATTTGAAAGCCAAGAAAGTCAAGCCCACTGTTCCTAGCTGATAAGCAATCATAGTCTGAGGCATCTGCTGCTTCATCTTGGTTATACATAAAGTCTCCTTTCATAGTTTTAATGCTGGATTTTGACTAAGTTGGCCCGGATTCAAGTCTACCTTCAGCATGTAAGTTCACTGGGTgatttttgggccagtcactccatCAGAATCCAGTCTATCTTAGAGATTGTCATTGTGGGATAATGGATGGAACTGGTCCACCACTAGAGGAAACATAAGATGGAAATTTATCACCAAACAACCTTGCCTTGAAGTATTCATTTAAGCTGTTAGAACATAAACAGCAGCTTATAGTTTCTCTTGGAATAAGGATCTTGAGCTTCCCACGCTTATTCTGTTTCTCCAAACAGTGAGAAGTTCAAGAGATACAGCACTTATCGAGATCTCGCTATATTTGAAAGAAAGCCACTGACTTTCAcgattttataaatttataaaaacaTTGATTCAATACAGTTGAACATACTGATTGATTGATGACCAGAGCCCACTTCTTCCATTTCAAGTCTTGGAAGAAAGAGTTACTCCCCCAAAAGCCTCTCTCAATTTTCTGtagctctttctttctctattttgtaAAAAGAACAGTCAACCATAGCCCAGTGAGACAAATGCTTATCTCCCTTCTTTCAGGTGAGAGAAGATTTACAGGTAATAGAAGAGACTGCTACACCAATCCAGCCAGGACTGCTGTTTAAATATAATATGAATTGACTGGAAATAATCTCAGATCCTCAGATCCctatttctgcaatccaaacatgTGGGAAGAGGGCTCATACTTCTTCCCCTCTGCCCAGCTTCTCCACCTGCTTTCAGTCTTGTGGACAACAGCTTTACCATGTTGCACAAACATTAACTCTGGACTGACTCAAGAGATATCTGTATGTTGCACATGAGTGGCAGGACCCTACAACATCCCTGGATCcccaaaattaaacaaaaatgcaTTAACATATATCAAATGTTatattaaatagttttaatattaaatattacgaGTAGCAGAAAACGTGAAAGATCTCAGGCTTTTAGCATAGCAGTTTACAAGATTTGGGACATTTTTCATGCATTTTTTTGACGCCCTCACCTGCAGAGAtcgtattcagccagttcggaccagttcaagcgaactggtagcagtgactATGGGTGGGGTGCCCCCCTACCCATCCACTCGCCCAGATGTAATGTATTTAATGTAatgtatttagccatgtttttgaggccgggtgcatgtgtggaaggcatgcacatgagcaaagcgcatgcacagaaggctgggcgcatgtacTGGGCACGCGCACAAAAGGCACATACATGCAAGTGGTGCACTCgtgcggcgaaccggtggcaacaaTATGTGAAACCTACCCTTGTTCACCTGATAACTCACAGTTCCTGTGGCTTGTTTGCTTAAACCTGGCAGGGGAGAAGCTGGAATGTGGGAAGAATCTTTCTCTTTCAACAATTTCACTGGTGTTACTGGCCTCAAGTGGACTCCAGGCAaaaaccttttatttttaatttttttatttattttattttgtcacacagtatatataagcataagcatgaaataactatacaatatataagcatgcaTATAAGTATGAgtctgtaataactatattaattgaatataatgaaagaaaacaataggacaggaacggtaggcacgttggtgctcttatgcataccccttacagacctcttaggaatggggtgaggtcaatagtagatagtttttggttaaagctttggggattttgggaagagaccatagagtcaggtagtgcattccaggcattaacaactctgttactgaagtcatattttctgcaatcaagattggagcggttaacattaagcttaaatctgttgtgtgctcgtgtattgttgcgattgaagctgaagtagtcttcgacaggaaggacattgtaatagatgattctatgagttaaactcaggccaTGTCAGGTTGCTCAGGAGTCTACAACATACAGTGGACTATTCCACTTTTCTATCTCTTACTGTTTGAAAAGATAAGTTGTGTGCTACCATTGCATCCAGCAGCATTTTCACTCCTCCAGAAgatgagagaagaggaggaggtggaaggggGAGCTGAAGACAGGATCTCCCTTGGTACAGATTGAAGCGAAGCCATGGACTTCCACCTGGTGATTTGTGGCACTCCATAAATTTGCAAGTGACGTTTATTTTCCTCCAAGACGCTGAAATTGGTTCGGTGCCACAGAATCACTTATCTTTTTGAAGAAGCAACACTACGGAGTCCCATTTTAGGAAGTTCATTATGGAACTATCTCACGTCAGGAAAGAGAAGCACAATCTTTCTTCACATGCCGCTGTTTCATTTCACCGTTCTGATTTCCATATCCTTCTCTCACCGCGAGAGGAGCGTGCTCTTCATCCGACCCCCTTCAAATTTGTATTCTTTCATTTGAAAATACGAATGCTTTACATGGTACTTTAAGCAATCAAGGTAACATTTTTATGGAAATGAGTTTATAATGAAGATGAATTCAGAAATTTGTGCGGGGGAAGAGTAGTGCTCTGCCAGTTATATTACACTAAGATATTTATGAGGAAAATGAAACATGCAATCTTGCGCAtgttattgtcgtgtcccactcctccgctgacagctgggtcagggaaatccgaatcaggcttgcctctacagctctgcccaaagtcctagcaaagtcctcagagcaggcaggagaccagtaagtgacttcagcaagataagttcgacttttgcctgactcagagactgccagaaagtagatcctttatataggccatggggtgtggctccatgactcagcactcattaaggcctgcccctcccttccctctgttgcctccgcctatccaatcttctgatgcgagggtcacaccaatcagctgttggtaataaaccctcctcaggctcacatgctgtggaggagggggaggggtctagctgctccgtttgcctgggcatggagtcagggctggggcagggagattctccttcttctgcagtttgtgtgggcatggagccaggactgggaccgggaggcgtacattcctcagtgttcgggagcaggtaagaaggccccggctgctctgagggcgggcaagacacaacagttataTTATCTGATGGAACCTCCATAGAACCGAGGCAAGCTGTATTGATTGGGTCCTCGATTACC
It encodes the following:
- the KCNF1 gene encoding potassium voltage-gated channel subfamily F member 1; protein product: MTEDVSLQELDSDKSENSEEMEIIVNVGGVRQVLYGDHLNQYPDTRLAELVNCLSGGYDTIFSLCDDYDPGTREFYFDRDPDAFKCIIEVYDFGEVHMKKGICPICFKNEMEFWKVDLKFLDDCCKAHLSEKKEELEEIARRVQLILDDLGMDSSENSWTKCKKCIWKFLEKPESSYSARIVAVTSFLLILTSSVVMCVGTIPELQVLDSEGKSVEHPVLDKIETACIVWFTLEYVLRLISSPNKLHFALSFMNIIDIFAILPFYISLILTHLGTKLMELTNVQQAVQALRIMRVARIFKLARHSSGLQTLTYALKRSFKELGLLLMYLAVGIFVFSALGYTVEQSHSETLFKSIPQSFWWAIITMTTVGYGDIYPKTILGKLNAAISFLCGVIAIALPIHPIINNFVRYYNKQRVLETAAKHELELMELNAGDQKSSGSHDKSAHLLGDGNEHFRWSRHQKFSHSDTFIHLLSDDNYYRTRLQSCK